From one Esox lucius isolate fEsoLuc1 chromosome 11, fEsoLuc1.pri, whole genome shotgun sequence genomic stretch:
- the LOC114840420 gene encoding uncharacterized protein LOC114840420 isoform X1, producing the protein MSLTVIQHSNLHAAGWFLTLLSLFGVVWPKDGKADTVGSGVGQPVGGARCEVKKDLLPQTEQRFENRKKVKTKRMKRNKVEPISERDRGPKLNSPLTTGNRLAFKGPSTSTGSLGMDGPQPVQSGKNAQTQTTRTNQTNGTSQTRQTNGTSQTNGTSQTNGTSQTNGTSQTNGTSQTIGAPQLQAINPDSFNSVINSFLEKLTEEQLKLLRGGNMDPVMKTLLAMVISESVLFASEAVLEVIMPAVERFVKTHRSRNSSEEKLKHGQAHLGVNSTKANISLSTQSMDRLLTEEFHTKASETIRDVVRRFIYCVSCCTIPPSTISTPSSSLTQSIGSASSPAEREQILSCTVGCYNRMKNRLKRIFPCLIKEDLSGTFVEPTTDSSAPIPTLSPGLSSQMLMQDHVLFHTAKEIVNQVLALSKSVVEKDSLSNGRHHSEESLVLDGFVDAILADLNGSNSLVASASKQGLSGFNSLPSVSLSSEEFQTKASTAVNGILHSGLIDFVNTTSLDGRSEEFLNRTSMDGDRDVKRFQKTRTESLSTSSHTRAVASEIVKTISKNFESFAQMTQASDTAMSGQLENSLFASSLPSTVLDRVNMKGKEMHAHTSMLLNTVFTKVKDFFVKQQPVLIANVAEAPKHHESLSRIATPIHVSGTEQPTSQSCIERNCRAIVIETLKCIQDRMTKSERSRTSAEGLLTSSIVRCMLEELDGMSRDRNVGTSQASSGRQSSRFISSSKSRASQYEEVRNSVPGTPIPNELPVESDCPIIRSSDSDMGKSKTKPVPPNELRQTITAIVNTVMEIVQRQQNDEKDNATLSSSLRYFSRELTDKVYELINSHNRPQELVVPARKAVTDSNLLKLTTGLETTQKAWETELVNSFTRESVRHLLEDQILWHPPQPQLSGASQTIASDASDKALVKSLTRELQNKCNETSSSPPSATKKSSDTALGSDKTNPVRLWAGEEEKRTAFCIRFPLFSKHSKKVHCPTQNRNPAVSKQAIVNDENTGKTENVSSTKKKSKKKSRKQFFAEAFSDVRNAISSVFASCSGST; encoded by the exons ATGTCTTTGACTGTAATACAGCATAGCAACCTGCATGCAGCCGGCTGGTTCCTGACCCTACTCAGCCTGTTCGGTGTTGTTTGGCCCAAGGATGGGAAAGCAGACACCGTTGGAAGTGGTGTGGGACAGCCAGTAGGAGGCGCTCGCTGTGAGGTAAAGAAGGATCTCCTGCCTCAGACTGAGCAGAGGTTCGAGAACAGAAAGAAAGTCAAG aCGAAACGGATGAAGAGAAACAAAGTGGAGCCAATCTCAGAGAGAGATCGAGGTCCGAAGTTAAACTCTCCGTTAACAACAGGTAATCGACTTgcatttaaag GACCCTCCACATCAACAGGATCACTTGGCATGGATGGACCTCAACCCGTACAGTCTGGAAAGAATGCCCAGACTCAGACCACCAGGACCAATCAGACCAATGGGACCAGTCAGACCCGTCAGACCAACGGGACCAGTCAGACCAATGGGACCAGTCAGACCAATGGGACCAGTCAGACCAACGGGACCAGTCAGACCAATGGGACCAGTCAGACCATCGGGGCTCCTCAACTCCAAGCCATCAATCCAGATTCCTTTAATTCTGTTATCAACAGTTTTCTGGAAAAACTAACAGAGGA GCAATTGAAGCTGTTAAGAGGTGGCAATATGGACCCT GTGATGAAGACACTACTTGCCATGGTGATTTCAGAAAGTGTACTGTTTGCGTCCGAGGCTGTCCTGGAGGTGATTATGCCTGCAGTTGAGCGTTTTGTTAAAACACACAGGTCTCGTAACAGTTCGGAGGAAAAGTTAAAACATGGACAGGCTCACCTCGGTGTCAACAGTACAAAAGCCAACATAAGCCTGTCAACACAGAGTATGGACAGGTTACTTACTGAGGAGTTTCACACCAAAGCCTCTGAAACGATCAGGGATGTTGTAAGAAGATTCATCTATTGCGTGTCTTGTTGTACTATACCTCCATCCACTATCTCAACACCTAGCTCAAGTCTCACGCAATCTATCGGATCAGCCAGCTCTccagcagagagagagcagatcCTTTCTTGCACTGTTGGTTGTTATAACCGCATGAAGAACAGGCTGAAGAGGATTTTTCCGTGTCTCATTAAAGAAGATCTCTCCGGTACATTTGTGGAGCCCACCACTGATTCTTCAGCACCGATTCCAACATTGAGCCCTGGTCTCTCCTCCCAAATGTTAATGCAAGACCATGTCCTCTTTCACACCGCTAAAGAGATTGTCAACCAGGTTCTGGCCTTGTCGAAGTCTGTGGTGGAGAAGGACAGCTTATCTAATGGAAGGCATCATTCCGAAGAGTCCTTGGTCCTCGATGGATTTGTGGACGCCATCTTGGCTGACTTGAATGGTTCCAATAGTTTGGTTGCGTCTGCCAGCAAACAGGGCCTCTCTGGGTTTAATTCTTTGCCATCTGTATCCCTAAGTTCTGAGGAGTTTCAAACTAAAGCCTCAACTGCAGTTAATGGGATCCTTCATTCAGGTTTGATTGACTTTGTAAATACTACAAGCCTAGATGGTAGAAGTGAGGAGTTTTTGAACAGAACAAGTATGGATGGTGATAGAGATGTCAAAAGATTCCAAAAGACTAGAACGGAATCTTTATCCACCTCTTCTCACACCAGAGCTGTAGCCTCTGAAATAGTAAAAACCATTTCTAAAAACTTTGAAAGCTTTGCCCAAATGACTCAGGCGTCTGACACTGCAATGTCTGGTCAGTTAGAGAATTCCTTGTTTGCTTCAAGCCTTCCTTCCACTGTGCTTGATAGAGTCAACATGAAAGGAAAagaaatgcatgcacacacttCTATGCTGCTCAACACTGTGTTCACCAAGGTCAAAGATTTTTTTGTCAAGCAACAACCAGTCCTCATAGCAAATGTTGCTGAAGCTCCAAAACACCATGAATCTCTTAGCAGAATAGCCACTCCCATACATGTGTCAGGTACTGAACAACCCACCAGCCAGTCCTGCATTGAGCGGAATTGCAGAGCCATTGTAATTGAGACATTGAAGTGTATCCAGGACAGAATGACCAAGTCAGAGAGGTCGAGGACCTCAGCAGAAGGCCTACTGACTAGCTCCATCGTGCGCTGCATGTTGGAGGAGCTTGATGGGATGAGTCGGGACCGTAATGTTGGAACAAGCCAGGCATCTTCAGGCAGGCAGTCTTCCCGCTTCATCAGCTCTTCCaaatccagagcatcccagtATGAAGAGGTTAGGAATTCTGTACCAGGCACTCCAATCCCAAATGAGTTGCCTGTTGAAAGTGACTGCCCTATCATTAGGAGCTCGGACAGTGACATGGGTAAGTCCAAAACCAAACCAGTGCCACCAAACGAGTTAAGACAAACAATCACTGCAATAGTTAACACAGTTATGGAGATCgttcaaagacaacaaaatGATGAGAAGGACAATGCAACACTCAGTTCCAGTCTTCGCTACTTTTCACGTGAGCTCACGGACAAAGTTTATGAACTCATAAACAGTCACAACAGACCCCAGGAACTTGTTGTGCCTGCCAGGAAGGCAGTGACTGATTCAAATCTTTTGAAGCTGACGACCGGATTGGAAACTACTCAAAAAGCCTGGGAGACTGAGCTGGTGAACTCCTTTACTAGGGAGTCAGTAAGACATCTGCTAGAGGATCAGATCTTGTGGCATCCTCCACAGCCTCAACTATCAGGTGCCAGCCAAACTATTGCCTCTGATGCTTCTGACAAGGCCTTGGTGAAATCATTAACCAGGGAACTACAGAACAAATGCAATGAGACCAGCTCTTCACCTCCCTCTGCGACCAAGAAGTCCTCAGACACGGCACTTGGCAGTGACAAGACCAACCCAGTTAGGCTTTGGGCCGgtgaagaggaaaagagaacaGCATTCTGTATTCGGTTTCCACTCTTCTCAAAG CATTCGAAGAAGGTCCACTGTCCTACCCAGAACCGGAACCCTGCTGTCAGTAAACAAG caATTGTCAACGATGAAAACACAGGAAAAACTGAGAATGTTTCCTCCACCAAGAAGAAATCAAAGAAGAAATCAAGGAAGCAGTTCTTTGCAGAGGCATTTTCAGATGTCAGAAATGCCATTTCCAGTGTCTTTGCCTCTTGCAGTGGGTCTACCTGA